In Fusobacterium hwasookii, a single window of DNA contains:
- a CDS encoding adenylosuccinate synthase → MAGYVVVGTQWGDEGKGKIIDVLSEKADYVVRFQGGNNAGHTVVVNGEKFILQLLPSGVLQAGTCVIGPGVVVDPKVCLEEIDRIEKRGAKTDHVIISDRAHVIMPYHIEMDKIRESVEDRIKIGTTKKGIGPCYADKIARDGIRMSDLLDLKQFEEKLRANLKEKNEIFTKIYGLEPLDFDKIFEEYKGYIEKIKHRIVDTIPIVNKALDENKLVLFEGAQAMMLDINYGTYPYVTSSSPTLGGVTTGAGVSPRKIDKGIGVMKAYTTRVGEGPFVTEIKGEFGDKIRGIGGEYGAVTGRPRRCGWLDLVVGRYATEINGLTDIVMTKIDVLSGLGKLKICTAYEIDGKIYDYVPADTKALDRAIPIYEELDGWDEDITQIKKYEDLPVNCRKYLERVQEILACPISVVSVGPDRSQNIHIREI, encoded by the coding sequence ATGGCTGGTTATGTTGTAGTAGGTACTCAATGGGGAGATGAAGGAAAAGGTAAAATCATAGATGTTTTATCAGAAAAAGCTGATTATGTAGTAAGATTTCAAGGTGGGAATAATGCAGGGCATACAGTTGTAGTAAATGGAGAAAAATTTATTCTACAACTTCTTCCATCAGGTGTACTTCAAGCTGGTACTTGTGTAATTGGACCAGGTGTTGTTGTTGACCCTAAAGTTTGCCTAGAAGAAATAGATAGAATAGAAAAAAGAGGTGCTAAGACAGACCATGTAATTATAAGTGATAGAGCACATGTTATTATGCCTTATCACATTGAAATGGATAAAATAAGAGAAAGTGTTGAAGATAGAATAAAAATTGGAACAACTAAAAAAGGAATTGGACCTTGTTATGCTGATAAAATTGCAAGAGATGGTATAAGAATGTCTGATTTACTTGATTTAAAACAATTTGAAGAAAAATTAAGAGCTAATTTAAAAGAAAAAAATGAAATATTTACAAAAATTTATGGTTTAGAACCACTTGATTTTGATAAGATTTTTGAAGAATACAAAGGATATATTGAAAAAATAAAACACAGAATAGTTGATACTATTCCAATAGTAAATAAAGCATTAGATGAAAATAAACTTGTACTTTTTGAAGGAGCACAAGCTATGATGCTTGATATCAACTATGGAACTTATCCTTATGTTACTTCATCTTCTCCTACTCTTGGAGGAGTTACAACAGGAGCAGGAGTTTCTCCTAGAAAAATTGATAAGGGAATAGGAGTAATGAAAGCCTATACAACAAGAGTTGGAGAAGGTCCATTTGTAACTGAAATAAAAGGAGAATTTGGAGATAAAATCAGAGGAATTGGTGGAGAATATGGAGCTGTTACTGGTAGACCAAGAAGATGTGGTTGGCTTGATTTAGTTGTGGGAAGATATGCAACTGAAATAAATGGTTTAACTGATATAGTTATGACTAAAATAGATGTTTTAAGTGGATTAGGAAAATTAAAAATTTGTACTGCCTATGAAATAGATGGAAAAATTTATGATTATGTCCCTGCTGATACAAAAGCATTAGATAGAGCTATACCTATATATGAAGAGCTTGATGGTTGGGATGAAGATATAACACAAATTAAAAAATATGAAGATTTACCAGTGAATTGTAGAAAATATTTGGAAAGAGTGCAAGAGATTTTAGCTTGCCCTATATCTGTTGTATCTGTTGGACCAGATAGAAGTCAAAATATACATATAAGAGAAATATAG
- a CDS encoding leucyl aminopeptidase: MSFQCVKKYEDSYDKYVLLATSGKVVLPDYLDKESQKLAETVIKKNKFTAKASEKISMTLVNKKKVIDFIIVGLGEKKKLDSKNIRQYLFDGLKNITGKAFVSFNDKDLDNMDVVAEVVEHINYKFDKYFSKKKEEFLEVSYLTDKKVPKLIEGYELAKISNIVKDLVNEQAEVLNPKELADRTVKLGKNFGFEVEILDEKKAQKLGMTAYLAVARAAHHRPYVIVMRYKGDTKSKYTYGLVGKGLTYDTGGLSLKPTESMLTMRCDMGGAATMIGAMCSIAKMKLKKNVTCVVAACENSIGPNAYRPGDILTAMNGKTIEVTNTDAEGRLTLADALTYIVRKEKVNEVMDAATLTGAVMVALGEDVTGVFTNDDKMARKIIDSSENWNEYFWQMPMFDIFKKNLKSPYADMQNTGVRWGGSTNAAKFLEEFIDDTKWVHLDIAGTAWASGANPYYCQKGATGQVFRTVYSYIKDSKN, encoded by the coding sequence ATGAGTTTTCAATGTGTGAAAAAATATGAAGATAGCTATGATAAATATGTACTGTTAGCTACTTCTGGAAAAGTTGTACTACCAGATTATTTAGATAAAGAAAGTCAAAAGCTTGCTGAAACAGTTATCAAAAAAAATAAATTTACTGCAAAAGCTTCTGAAAAAATCTCTATGACACTTGTAAATAAGAAAAAAGTTATAGATTTCATTATTGTAGGTTTAGGTGAAAAGAAAAAATTAGATTCTAAAAATATAAGACAATATCTTTTTGATGGTTTAAAAAATATTACTGGAAAAGCTTTTGTAAGTTTTAATGATAAAGACTTAGATAATATGGATGTTGTTGCAGAAGTAGTTGAACATATAAATTATAAATTTGATAAGTATTTTTCAAAGAAAAAAGAAGAATTTTTAGAAGTTTCTTACTTAACTGATAAAAAAGTACCAAAATTAATTGAAGGATACGAACTTGCTAAAATTTCTAACATTGTTAAAGATTTAGTAAATGAACAAGCAGAAGTATTAAATCCAAAAGAACTTGCTGATAGAACAGTAAAATTAGGAAAAAATTTTGGTTTTGAAGTTGAAATACTAGATGAAAAGAAAGCACAAAAATTAGGAATGACTGCATATCTTGCTGTTGCAAGAGCTGCTCATCACAGACCTTATGTTATTGTTATGAGATATAAAGGAGACACTAAATCTAAATATACTTATGGACTTGTAGGGAAAGGGCTTACTTATGATACAGGAGGATTATCTTTAAAACCTACTGAAAGTATGCTTACTATGAGATGTGATATGGGTGGAGCAGCAACTATGATAGGAGCTATGTGTTCTATTGCTAAAATGAAGCTTAAAAAGAATGTAACTTGTGTTGTAGCTGCTTGTGAAAATTCAATTGGACCTAATGCTTACAGACCTGGAGATATTTTAACTGCTATGAATGGAAAAACAATAGAAGTTACTAACACAGATGCTGAAGGAAGATTAACATTAGCTGATGCACTAACTTATATAGTTAGAAAAGAAAAAGTTAATGAGGTTATGGATGCTGCTACTTTAACAGGAGCTGTTATGGTTGCTCTTGGTGAGGATGTTACAGGAGTATTTACTAATGATGATAAAATGGCTAGAAAAATTATAGATTCTTCTGAAAATTGGAATGAATATTTCTGGCAAATGCCTATGTTTGACATATTTAAGAAAAACTTAAAATCTCCTTATGCTGATATGCAAAATACCGGTGTAAGATGGGGTGGTTCTACAAATGCTGCTAAATTCTTAGAAGAATTTATAGATGATACAAAATGGGTACACTTAGATATAGCTGGTACTGCTTGGGCAAGTGGAGCTAATCCTTATTATTGTCAAAAAGGTGCAACAGGACAAGTATTTAGAACTGTTTACTCATATATAAAAGATAGTAAAAACTAA
- a CDS encoding winged helix-turn-helix transcriptional regulator gives MDKNKKYNCFFEFTLDIVGGKWKPIILYYININSVARHSELKRFIPSINERMLTRQLRELEEDNLIERKVYPIVPPKVEYTLTEYGKSLIPILKSLVLWGKDYAKAIKFNNFKMDFPEN, from the coding sequence ATGGATAAAAATAAAAAATATAATTGTTTTTTTGAATTTACATTGGATATAGTTGGAGGAAAGTGGAAACCAATTATTTTATATTATATAAATATCAATTCTGTGGCTCGTCATAGTGAATTAAAAAGATTTATTCCATCTATCAATGAAAGAATGCTTACTAGACAATTAAGAGAATTAGAAGAGGATAATCTAATAGAAAGAAAAGTATATCCCATAGTTCCTCCAAAGGTAGAATACACTCTCACAGAATATGGAAAAAGCCTAATTCCTATATTAAAATCTCTTGTATTATGGGGAAAAGATTATGCAAAAGCTATAAAATTTAATAATTTTAAAATGGATTTTCCAGAAAATTAA
- a CDS encoding RNA-binding domain-containing protein codes for MNNEKGKLSFDLKKIKENENIEFKKADNNLPNSLWETYSAFCNTSGGIIILGIEEEKNGDNIIIGINNIDKMEKDIWNTANNLAKVSYNVIGNGDIYKIKIDDKNIMILDIKEAPHNKKPVYLNRKIENTYIRRGEANKKADNDEIGTLMAMATPKPLLLDNFSMKDLDNETVSKFKKIVEERYPEKNYKNLNDEDFLKEIGAIRLDRKNNIYKITDGCLLLLGKYISITDYFSKFHLDFFYRDKDNERWKDRVSSDLPNSYGEMNIFNFYNIVFEKIKIFLKEPFALNEEKVRISNTSLLIEAIREALVNTLIHADYLQNFPKVKIEMFDGWINFENSGKMLITKDEYVQGGNSVIRNETLVQLVRLIGIAERQGFGGVKICKTSETLFKQQPEITTDLRETKLKLWTIDALHFREDLSVLDKTIYYILLKNNQPLTRKEIISISENTEHFVKKSLINLLEKGLITTIGNGRSTKYEISFGTQGYLTKIQMKLQTLAKLNNLLSED; via the coding sequence ATGAATAATGAAAAAGGAAAACTTTCTTTTGATTTAAAAAAAATAAAAGAAAATGAAAATATAGAGTTTAAAAAAGCTGATAATAATCTCCCTAATTCTCTGTGGGAAACCTATTCAGCATTTTGCAATACTTCAGGTGGAATTATTATTTTAGGAATAGAAGAAGAGAAAAATGGAGATAATATCATAATTGGTATTAACAACATTGATAAAATGGAAAAAGATATTTGGAATACAGCTAATAACTTAGCAAAAGTAAGTTATAATGTTATTGGAAATGGGGATATTTACAAAATTAAAATAGATGATAAAAATATCATGATATTAGATATAAAAGAAGCACCCCATAATAAGAAGCCTGTATATCTAAATAGAAAAATTGAAAATACCTATATCCGTAGAGGAGAAGCTAATAAAAAGGCTGATAATGATGAAATAGGAACTTTGATGGCAATGGCAACACCAAAACCACTGTTGCTTGATAATTTTTCCATGAAAGATTTAGATAATGAAACAGTTAGTAAATTTAAAAAAATTGTAGAAGAAAGATATCCTGAGAAAAATTATAAAAACTTAAATGATGAAGATTTTTTAAAAGAAATAGGAGCAATAAGACTTGATAGAAAAAATAATATATATAAAATAACAGACGGATGTCTATTACTTTTAGGAAAATATATATCTATAACAGATTACTTTTCAAAGTTTCATTTGGACTTTTTCTATCGTGATAAGGATAATGAGAGATGGAAGGACAGAGTTTCATCTGATTTACCAAACTCATATGGTGAAATGAATATCTTTAATTTTTATAACATTGTATTTGAAAAGATAAAAATATTTTTAAAAGAGCCATTTGCCTTAAATGAAGAAAAAGTAAGAATATCTAATACAAGCCTTTTGATAGAAGCTATAAGAGAAGCATTGGTAAACACTCTCATTCATGCAGATTATTTGCAAAATTTTCCAAAAGTAAAAATAGAAATGTTTGATGGGTGGATAAATTTTGAAAATTCTGGAAAAATGCTAATTACTAAAGATGAATATGTACAAGGTGGAAATTCAGTAATTAGAAATGAAACATTAGTACAACTAGTTAGGTTGATTGGAATAGCAGAAAGACAAGGTTTTGGTGGTGTAAAAATATGTAAGACTTCTGAAACTTTATTTAAACAACAACCAGAAATTACAACTGATTTAAGAGAGACTAAATTAAAACTATGGACTATAGATGCATTACATTTTAGGGAAGATTTATCTGTTTTGGATAAGACAATATATTATATACTTTTAAAAAATAATCAACCCTTAACAAGAAAAGAAATTATATCTATTAGTGAAAATACGGAACATTTTGTAAAAAAATCTTTAATAAATCTTCTTGAAAAGGGATTAATAACAACAATTGGAAATGGACGTTCAACAAAATATGAAATTAGTTTTGGAACACAGGGATATTTAACCAAAATACAAATGAAGTTACAAACATTAGCAAAATTAAATAATTTACTTTCAGAAGATTAA
- the trmB gene encoding tRNA (guanosine(46)-N7)-methyltransferase TrmB: MYNLLRKIALTLYKPFMKEKMKTFIDKRLSQDFSDLKNEEYIWIHCSSVGEVNLSEDLVKKFYSISRKNILISVFTDTGYENAVKKYSDNKKIKVIYFPVDDKKKINEILNKIKLKLLVLVETELWPNLINETKKKQSRIIIVNGRISDRSYPRYKKLKFLLKSMLQKIDFFYMQSEIDKERIISLGANKNKTENVGNLKFSISLEKYSDDEKEEYRKFLNIGDRKVFVAGSTRTGEDEIILDVFKKIKNYVLIIVPRHLDRLAKIENLIKENNLTYVKYSELENKVSTGKEDIILVDKMGVLRKLYSISDIAFVGGTLVNIGGHNLLEPLFYRKAVIFGKYTQNVVDIAKEILRRKIGFQVENVEEFVKAIETIENGKKSDEEINSFFEENRLIALNIVKKENLIMNNIKEEAKDLWKHFFHSEKSNYNIYIYKLLDYPEYIMYDNDVMKEKKSKWSEYFGNSNPIAVEIGTGSGNFMYQLAERNPNKNFIGLELRFKKLVLATQKCKKRNLKNVAFLRKRGEELEDFLADNEISEMYINFPDPWEGTEKNRIIQERLFKTLDKIMKKDGILYFKTDHDMYYSDVLELVKTLKNYEVIYHTSDLHNSEKTENNIKTEFEQLFLHKHNKNINYIEIKKLV; encoded by the coding sequence ATGTATAATTTATTAAGAAAAATAGCTTTAACCTTATATAAACCTTTTATGAAAGAGAAGATGAAAACTTTTATAGATAAAAGGTTAAGTCAAGATTTTTCAGATTTAAAAAATGAAGAATATATATGGATACATTGTTCATCAGTTGGGGAAGTAAATCTATCAGAAGATTTAGTTAAAAAATTCTATTCAATTTCTAGGAAGAATATATTGATTTCAGTTTTCACTGATACAGGTTACGAAAATGCTGTAAAAAAATATTCTGATAATAAAAAGATAAAAGTTATATATTTTCCAGTAGATGATAAAAAGAAAATAAATGAAATTTTAAATAAAATAAAATTGAAACTTTTAGTTCTTGTAGAAACAGAGCTTTGGCCTAATCTTATAAACGAAACAAAAAAGAAACAATCAAGAATCATAATTGTAAATGGTAGAATATCAGATAGAAGCTATCCAAGATATAAGAAACTTAAGTTTTTATTAAAATCTATGTTACAAAAAATAGATTTTTTCTATATGCAATCAGAAATAGATAAAGAAAGAATTATAAGTTTAGGTGCTAATAAAAATAAAACTGAAAATGTAGGAAACTTAAAATTCAGCATATCTCTTGAAAAATATTCTGATGATGAAAAAGAAGAATATAGAAAATTTTTAAATATTGGAGATAGAAAAGTTTTTGTTGCAGGTAGCACAAGAACAGGTGAAGATGAAATAATTTTAGATGTCTTTAAAAAGATTAAAAATTATGTTTTAATAATAGTTCCAAGACATTTAGATAGGTTAGCTAAAATAGAAAATTTAATAAAAGAAAATAATCTAACTTATGTAAAATATAGTGAATTAGAAAATAAGGTTTCAACAGGAAAAGAAGATATAATCTTAGTAGATAAAATGGGAGTTCTTAGAAAACTATATTCTATTTCTGATATTGCCTTTGTTGGAGGAACTTTGGTAAATATTGGAGGACATAACTTACTTGAACCACTATTTTATAGAAAAGCAGTTATCTTTGGAAAGTACACTCAAAATGTTGTGGATATTGCAAAAGAAATTTTAAGAAGAAAAATAGGTTTTCAAGTTGAAAATGTTGAAGAATTTGTAAAAGCAATAGAGACTATTGAAAATGGGAAAAAATCAGATGAAGAAATTAATTCTTTCTTTGAAGAAAATAGGCTAATAGCATTAAATATTGTTAAAAAGGAAAATTTAATTATGAATAATATAAAAGAAGAAGCAAAAGATTTATGGAAACATTTTTTCCATTCAGAGAAATCAAATTATAATATATATATATATAAATTACTTGATTATCCTGAATACATAATGTATGATAATGATGTAATGAAAGAAAAGAAATCAAAATGGAGTGAATATTTTGGAAATTCTAATCCAATAGCAGTGGAAATAGGTACTGGAAGTGGAAACTTTATGTATCAACTTGCAGAGAGAAATCCTAATAAAAATTTTATTGGTTTAGAATTAAGATTTAAAAAATTGGTATTAGCTACTCAAAAATGTAAAAAAAGAAATTTAAAAAATGTAGCTTTCCTTAGAAAAAGAGGAGAAGAATTGGAAGATTTCTTAGCTGATAATGAAATATCTGAAATGTATATAAATTTCCCAGACCCTTGGGAAGGAACAGAAAAAAATAGAATTATCCAAGAAAGATTATTTAAAACTTTGGATAAGATTATGAAGAAAGATGGAATACTATACTTTAAAACTGACCATGATATGTATTATAGTGATGTTTTAGAGCTGGTAAAAACTTTAAAAAATTATGAAGTAATTTATCATACTTCTGATTTACATAATTCAGAAAAAACAGAAAATAATATAAAAACAGAGTTTGAGCAATTATTTTTACATAAACATAATAAAAATATAAATTATATTGAAATAAAAAAATTAGTATAA
- a CDS encoding IMPACT family protein has protein sequence MEKIKTVKKECKIEFEEKKSKFIGYVKPIFSKEEAEEYIRHIKNLHSDATHNCSAYKINNNGLEFFKVDDDGEPSGTAGKPMGDIINYMEVTNLVVIATRYFGGIKLGAGGLVRNYAKTAKLAITKAEIIDFIDKIDLIFEIPYERLSEVEKLLKDYEAEVVDKSFLEKIVFKVRINKDFYDNLETYSFINLLDI, from the coding sequence ATGGAAAAAATTAAAACTGTAAAAAAAGAATGTAAAATAGAATTTGAAGAAAAGAAATCAAAATTTATTGGCTATGTAAAACCTATATTTTCAAAAGAAGAAGCTGAGGAATATATAAGGCATATTAAAAATCTTCATTCAGATGCAACTCATAACTGTTCAGCCTATAAAATAAATAATAATGGCTTAGAATTTTTTAAGGTTGATGATGATGGTGAGCCGAGTGGAACAGCTGGTAAACCTATGGGAGATATAATTAACTATATGGAAGTAACTAATTTAGTTGTAATTGCTACAAGATATTTTGGTGGAATAAAATTAGGAGCTGGAGGCTTAGTTAGAAATTATGCTAAGACTGCTAAACTTGCTATAACTAAAGCTGAAATTATTGATTTTATTGATAAAATAGATTTAATTTTTGAAATTCCTTATGAAAGATTAAGTGAAGTTGAAAAATTATTAAAAGATTATGAAGCTGAAGTTGTTGATAAATCTTTTTTAGAAAAAATAGTTTTTAAAGTTAGAATAAATAAAGATTTTTATGATAATTTAGAAACTTATTCATTTATTAATTTATTAGATATTTAA
- the cmk gene encoding (d)CMP kinase produces the protein MNNIIVAIDGPAGSGKSTIAKIIAKKFNFTYIDTGAMYRMITLYLLENNIDFDDLKEIEKVLNTVNLDMQGDKFYLNNVDVTTKIREKRINENVSKVASIKIVRSNLVDLQRKVSNDKNVILDGRDVGTVIFPNAQVKIFLIASSEERARRRYNEFLEKKTEITYDEVLKSIKERDHIDSTRDESPFVKADDAIELDSTSLTIDDVVNFISKEIEKVK, from the coding sequence ATGAATAATATAATAGTTGCAATAGATGGACCAGCTGGAAGTGGAAAAAGTACAATAGCAAAAATTATAGCTAAAAAATTTAATTTTACATATATAGACACTGGTGCAATGTATAGAATGATAACTCTTTATCTTTTAGAAAATAATATAGATTTTGATGATTTAAAAGAGATAGAAAAGGTATTAAATACTGTAAATTTAGATATGCAAGGAGATAAGTTTTATCTAAATAATGTTGATGTAACTACAAAGATAAGAGAAAAAAGAATAAATGAAAATGTATCAAAAGTTGCAAGTATTAAGATAGTTAGAAGTAATTTAGTAGATTTGCAAAGAAAAGTTAGCAATGATAAAAATGTTATCTTAGATGGTAGAGATGTTGGAACTGTTATATTTCCTAATGCACAAGTAAAGATATTTTTAATAGCTAGTTCTGAGGAAAGAGCAAGAAGAAGATATAATGAATTTCTTGAAAAGAAAACTGAAATTACTTATGATGAAGTTTTAAAATCTATAAAAGAAAGAGACCATATAGATAGCACAAGAGATGAAAGTCCATTTGTTAAAGCTGACGATGCTATTGAATTGGATAGTACAAGTTTAACAATAGATGATGTAGTTAATTTTATATCAAAAGAAATTGAAAAAGTTAAATAA
- a CDS encoding DUF523 domain-containing protein, with protein sequence MKKKIKVLISACLLGDNVKYSGGNNLTPELVTLLEKYNVDIIKVCPECFAGLPIPRLPSEIKENKVFSNDGRDITEEFLDGAEKTYEVAKRKQTDFAILKERSPSCGSSYIYDGSFSGKVIEGQGFTTIKLNEENIIVFSEENLEEIEKYLQKLSK encoded by the coding sequence ATGAAAAAGAAAATTAAAGTCCTTATTAGTGCTTGTTTATTGGGAGATAATGTGAAGTATTCTGGTGGAAATAATCTTACACCAGAACTTGTAACATTACTAGAAAAATATAATGTGGATATTATAAAAGTTTGTCCTGAATGTTTTGCAGGTTTGCCTATTCCAAGACTACCATCAGAAATTAAAGAAAATAAAGTTTTTAGTAATGATGGTAGGGATATAACAGAAGAATTTTTAGATGGGGCAGAAAAAACTTATGAAGTAGCAAAGAGAAAACAAACTGATTTTGCCATTTTAAAAGAAAGAAGTCCCTCTTGTGGAAGTTCATATATCTATGATGGAAGTTTTTCAGGAAAAGTTATTGAAGGACAAGGGTTTACAACAATAAAATTAAATGAAGAAAATATTATAGTTTTTTCTGAAGAAAATTTAGAAGAGATTGAAAAATATTTACAAAAGTTGAGTAAGTAA
- a CDS encoding CoA-disulfide reductase, whose amino-acid sequence MEKVLIVGGVAGGASTATRLRRLDENLEIIIFEKGEYVSFANCGLPYHIGDVIQNRESLLVQTPESLKARFNLDVRVNSEVIEVNGEDKKVRVKTKNGEEYEENFDFLVLAPGAKPLFPPIKGIENKKIFTLRNINDMDKIKSEIKNNAIKKAVVVGGGYVGVETAENLKHLGIDTTLVEAAPHILAPFDSEISNILEYELVNNGIELMTSEKVVEFQENGNEIIIKLESGKSVTTDMVILSIGVSPDTKFLEGSGINLGERGHILVNENLETNIDGVYALGDSILVKNYITNQDVAIPLAGPANRQGRIVAENIVGRNAKYKGSLGTAIIKIFGLTGASTGLNERSLKQLNISYEKIYLHPNNHAAYYPGASPISIKALYNKENKQILGAQAVGISGVDKFIDVMATSIKFKATIDDLAELELAYAPPFLSAKSPANMVGFIGQNIEDDLLEQVFMEDLKKYDEKKTIILDIREELELIGGKFDNSINIPLSELRKGYTELPKDKEIWTYCAVGLRGYIATRFLSQKGYRVKNLAGGIKSEEKVIVNTQKESSFNEENNYNFDKEEKYLDLSGLSCPGPLVKIKEKIDKLGEDEKLKVKVSDPGFYNDIQAWSKVTKNSLLSLDKKDGLTYATLQKGQTSKVIEKNRENVIIEDNSNMTMVVFSGDLDKAIAAFIIANGALTMGKKITMFFTFWGLSILKKKNLAKKSFIEKMFAMMLPKNSQDLPVSKMNFFGIGAKMIRSVMKKKNIMSLEELIKKAIDSGVNITACTMSMDVMGISEEELIDGINYGGVGQYLGEAEKSNNNLFI is encoded by the coding sequence ATGGAAAAAGTACTTATAGTTGGTGGAGTTGCAGGAGGAGCTTCAACAGCAACAAGACTTAGAAGATTAGATGAAAATTTAGAAATAATTATATTTGAAAAGGGAGAATATGTATCTTTTGCTAACTGTGGATTACCTTATCATATAGGAGATGTAATACAAAATAGAGAAAGTCTTTTAGTTCAAACTCCTGAAAGTCTTAAAGCAAGATTTAACTTAGATGTAAGGGTAAATAGTGAAGTAATTGAAGTTAATGGAGAAGATAAAAAAGTAAGAGTTAAAACTAAAAATGGAGAAGAATATGAAGAAAATTTTGATTTCTTAGTTTTAGCTCCAGGTGCAAAACCTCTTTTTCCACCTATAAAAGGAATAGAAAATAAAAAAATATTTACACTTAGAAATATAAATGATATGGATAAGATAAAATCTGAAATTAAAAATAATGCTATAAAAAAAGCAGTGGTTGTTGGTGGAGGTTATGTAGGAGTTGAAACTGCTGAAAATCTAAAACATTTAGGAATAGACACAACATTAGTTGAAGCAGCACCCCACATCTTAGCTCCATTTGACAGTGAAATTTCAAATATTTTAGAATATGAACTTGTAAATAATGGAATTGAGCTTATGACCTCAGAAAAAGTGGTTGAATTTCAAGAGAATGGAAATGAAATTATTATTAAACTTGAAAGTGGAAAATCTGTCACAACAGATATGGTAATATTATCAATAGGAGTTAGTCCAGATACTAAATTTTTAGAAGGTTCAGGAATTAATTTAGGAGAAAGAGGACATATACTTGTCAATGAAAATTTAGAAACTAATATAGATGGAGTGTATGCTTTAGGAGACAGTATTCTTGTTAAAAATTATATAACAAATCAAGATGTTGCAATTCCACTTGCAGGACCTGCTAACAGACAGGGAAGAATAGTAGCAGAGAATATAGTAGGAAGAAATGCAAAATATAAGGGAAGTTTAGGAACTGCAATTATCAAAATATTTGGATTAACAGGAGCTTCAACTGGATTAAATGAAAGAAGTTTAAAACAGTTAAATATTTCTTATGAAAAAATATATTTACATCCAAATAATCATGCAGCTTATTATCCAGGAGCAAGTCCTATAAGTATAAAGGCTTTATATAATAAAGAAAATAAACAAATATTGGGAGCTCAAGCTGTTGGAATAAGTGGAGTGGATAAATTCATAGATGTAATGGCAACAAGTATAAAATTTAAAGCTACAATAGATGATTTAGCAGAATTAGAGCTTGCCTATGCTCCACCTTTCTTATCAGCAAAATCACCAGCTAATATGGTTGGTTTTATTGGACAAAATATAGAAGATGATTTATTGGAGCAAGTCTTTATGGAGGATTTAAAAAAGTATGATGAGAAGAAAACTATAATTTTAGATATAAGAGAAGAATTAGAATTAATAGGTGGAAAATTTGACAATAGCATCAATATTCCTTTAAGTGAGCTTAGAAAAGGATATACTGAACTTCCAAAGGATAAAGAAATCTGGACATATTGTGCTGTTGGATTGAGAGGCTATATAGCAACAAGATTTTTAAGTCAGAAAGGATATAGGGTAAAAAATTTAGCTGGTGGAATAAAAAGTGAAGAAAAAGTAATTGTAAACACTCAAAAAGAAAGCTCTTTTAATGAAGAAAATAATTATAATTTTGATAAAGAAGAGAAATATTTAGACTTATCGGGACTTTCTTGTCCAGGACCACTTGTAAAAATAAAAGAAAAGATTGATAAATTAGGAGAAGATGAGAAATTAAAAGTAAAAGTATCAGATCCAGGTTTCTATAATGATATTCAAGCTTGGAGTAAAGTTACAAAAAATTCTCTTTTATCTTTAGATAAAAAAGATGGATTGACTTATGCCACTCTCCAAAAAGGACAGACTTCAAAAGTTATAGAGAAAAATCGAGAAAATGTAATAATTGAAGACAATTCAAATATGACAATGGTAGTTTTTAGTGGAGATTTAGATAAGGCAATAGCAGCATTTATAATAGCTAATGGAGCTCTTACTATGGGTAAAAAAATTACAATGTTCTTTACTTTCTGGGGCTTATCTATTTTAAAGAAAAAGAATTTAGCTAAAAAAAGTTTTATTGAAAAGATGTTTGCTATGATGTTACCTAAAAATAGCCAAGATTTACCAGTATCAAAGATGAATTTCTTTGGAATTGGTGCTAAGATGATAAGAAGTGTTATGAAGAAAAAGAATATTATGTCATTGGAAGAATTAATTAAAAAGGCTATAGATTCAGGAGTGAATATAACTGCTTGTACTATGTCTATGGATGTTATGGGGATAAGTGAAGAAGAATTAATAGATGGTATAAATTATGGTGGAGTGGGACAATATTTAGGAGAAGCTGAAAAATCAAATAACAATCTATTTATTTAA